The Onthophagus taurus isolate NC chromosome 6, IU_Otau_3.0, whole genome shotgun sequence region ctaaacccaaatgattatagttctaggtatagtgttagttttacatagtaacagtgctagtgtaatactagaactaacactatatctagaaccaGAATCGTCACACAATCGTTTTAATTGTCACACaacgctagattgttgtatatttttattgaactaaaagtagaactaacactagatcaagaactagaatcattcggctttagccgtcttataagacgcatggctaaacccaagtgattctagttctagaggAAAAGCGATCTGATGACTAATTGTCTTAGACAGAAACTATTCAATTATTAGAAAACACTATATACAATAGAGATGTTAGAATTATTCAATTATGATGAAGTTAAAGTTGCTTTCCTGttgttgataaaatatttttctgattactttggtattgcaataaaaaaaaatcatatatctaactaaacatattaattttagattaccCTCATATTTCAGAAGGTGATCCAAATAAAACCAGAAAATATTTACTTCACTAGATTTATGAATGATAATCTGTTAATAATTCGTTTGTAACAACCTAGATAAAACGTAAAcacgtcaaaaaaaaaagataataaattcTCATTCAAATCCCTAATCCAAACAATAAACTCCATTCAAAGgcctaaataaaaaaaaagttatattcaTTCACTGTAAATATTTCTACCTGTTCCATTTCTACTCATAAAATACTTCTTAGAATCCTTAAGAAAGTCTATTACTGTAAAAGGTAGTTCGAGGAATTAGCCGCTACCCATCTAAACGAGTCCAGACTAGTTGGGCTTTAACGCGCAAATCCAAACAAAAAGTCGAAACGTTGCGTTTAAGGTCGATGGTGCTGTGAGATTTGGGAGTAATTTCAACCTTAAAGACTGAACGGCGGTCGAATCGATATCTGCTTTGGACCGCAACACGCGTGCGTTCTATCGATCTTCTCTGGTTGAAAGGGATATTTGCCATAGATTCCCGGTTTTAATGGGATAGAAAAATGTGTCAGCATGGATTTTGTTGACAGATTGAGTCGATAACTAAATTATTTCGatttgataaaaaagattgctttttttatttgggaaaaattgaaacaagagttaattaattaatagaggcttttatttctttgctcgaaaagaaaaaaattaagattaatataattaatattaattaataaaacgaaataatttgcAACTAATCTAAAAAACACAATTCtatattttgcttttttttttaatttatattaaggataactttatttttaatttttatttttattattcaatttccGGACGGTTCCGGAAATACAAACGATTGATTCGCGTTCATCTCCTCAATAATAATCTTCAAAATCTTATTCCTGACGACCAACTTTTGAACTCTCGTGAAACTTTTCATAATCGGCAACAAACTCTTCATAAAATACAAATCGTCTGAATTTTCCTGTTTCGCTTCATCTTGTGCCAATAAAATATCCACCTTCTTTTGTTCCAACTTCACCAAATAAGCCAATAAATCCTCGTCGatatcaaattttgttctttttcgTTTCCTTTCTGGTGACTCCTCATCGTATTGCATTCGAGTTGATGACGATGATGATTCTTCTTCGAAAAAATTCGTGGGTGTACTGATATTCGGAACTTCACCACTACGTTCTGGGACGCAATGggctttttcaatttttgcatttatctGTTCaaccaaaaagaaaaggagATGATAATATTTCCAACTTGGCTCATAAGCCATCGCTCCTAATGATGCCGATTCTGCTATCTTTTTTACTTCTCTCCGATGTTGATCTCGGAGATATTTCCATTTTTGACGTACGTCTCTTactgtaattttaaaaaaatattaactgaAGATTATGCAACCCAATTTACACGTTTTTAATAATGTCTTATTTTTATGAGaaatcactttttattattaaaatttgatgtttattattaaatattaatgaattaataatgattattaataaagtttcgAATGAATGTTGAAggagtatttaaaaaataaaaaaaaattttatctttttttagtCACCTGTAGATGACCTtgataataatagaaaaatataaaaatatgtggTGGGGGGTAAACCAACGCAAAGCCTCTAAATGACGGGTAACCATGACAACGGGTTGCGACATACATACATACTGAGTTGAGGTAGAGACCACACCACAGACATACAGACTACGAATACAGGAAGTGGAGTAAAGATACACAACATACCGTGAGCGTCCAGGACGGTGGCTACTTCAATCCAGACGCGTTCCAATAGGAACCTGTTGGCGTGGTCCTTGTGGGCTGTGTCCCAAAGAATCGGTCGTTTGTGAACCTCTCTTATTAAGCTGCGTACGTTGACGCTCATGTCGTAAGAACGCCAAACCCGAATGTTAGAGGGTCTCCCTCTATTATACGGAGGAGACGGTCGACGGGACGCCGCACAACCAGCAACAACACGAACACCGTACTCGACGTACTCTGCTTTTGGGAAGCATGCGCTCTTTGGATCTGCAAAGCGAAAATCCGAAGCGAAGTTACCGGTGAAGGTAGGCAGGCAAAGAAGCAGGACAACGAACACGGAGGACGTAAATAGTAGACTGGACGTCGATTTCGATGTCGATGGGAATAATAGTTCTAAAGGGCTTCAAGTTCCAAAGTAATTCCTGAAAGACAAAGAGGGAAGAAAGATTAGGGTAAGAAAGGAGGGAGTGAGATGGATATGAGGATTATGGACTGACCGGAAGCATCATTCTAAAGGGGGTTGAGTTTAAGAAACACtagaaatttttagataatcatcgaataaaaaatgaattaaaccTGTGtgcttttcaaaaattttgaaaagaaaatctGAGGGAGTCTTAAAAACAAGACAATAATTAATTGATGCACAACTTAATGCATGAACTATACATAGTTTTGTCATGgatgattttttagaattttgatttttacaaaaattaattatcccATTATTATAGAACATTTCTTCATACGTTTATTACTAAAGAAtcaaaaaacgaaattattttatagaaatataaaatagaactttaaaaaagttatagaatcAATATAATTATTGCACGAGTTACTCAGTTAACTGTACACAGTggaatttataatatttgaattaatgaatgaaaagaaatgaatgaatttttactaaaataattcGATGCCAAGTGGGTTGCCTATACGAACCCGCTTTCACACGaacacatttcaattttaactttCACCCCATGTAcaggtttttcaaaaataaggaGTGATTCTACCCAAATATGACATCATTGGATAGAACAGAGTTTTCTAAAGCAACTGAAACTAAAGTTACATATtcgaaaactttaaataaaaatatgtagagTTTGATAAGAATGGTTGGTTGGACAAAGGACTAACTTGGACATCACACATTAGTTGCAAAACCAAAAAAGCGACGATTGTACTGACCCAGTGCCGAAGGGCTATTGGGAATACTTGGGGATTAAATCCGAAAGTTACAATGTGGATCTACACTTCTGTGATAAGACCCATGGTAGCTCACGGAGCCATAGTCTGGTGCTCAGCACTAAAACATGCATATAAAGCTACATTGCTACATCAATTGCAACGACTGGCCTGCCTGCTAATCACAGGCGCTATGAGATCTACACCTACGATTGCAATGGAGACTATGTTAAACGTGCTGCccctagatatttttatcaggGAGGTGGCCGTGATGGCATTGCTTCGGTTGCGATCAGTAAATGAAAAGCAGGTTGTTAAAATGGGAATAGTCCGGAGCAGCTCGCACAGACTACATTACACCTACTTTCTTAGGCAAGCCACACTTTGGCATTGAAACGATACCCCAGAGTAACTCAAGCTCGAGCAAAACGCTGaccatctacactgatggatcaAAGAAGGTTGGAGGTTCCGGAGCGGGAATCTTCTCGCACGATCTCCAGCTGCACCTTTCCACTTCGTTAGGATCGTATTGCACGACTGCTCAAACCGAATTAATTGCTATAAACATAGCAGCCGATGCGATTATCGACTCCGAAAAAGTCGGCAGAAACGTTGTAATCTGTACTGATAGCAGACAGGCTATGCTGGCGGTTGGCAGGCATCATACTGCATCATCGTTGGTGAAGTCCTGTCGGCAATCACTCGAAGAGTCAAACGTATACAACAACGTCACGATAAAATGGCGAAAAGGACACATCGGAATTAAAGGACATGATCATGCGGACAGGTTGGCGAAACGGGCGGCTAACAAGTCACCGATCTCCCCTGAACCGTTTGTACCACTAGCTGTTAATACAGCATCAAAACTGATAAACTCCATCTCCCACCGAGCTTTTTGCGATAGATGGGATGGGACAGCAGTAGGTGCCTTTGCTAAGAAAACTCTGCTCTACCCTGACCGGAAGACATCTACTCAGTTTCTGGGAAAATCGAAAAGTGACTTGAGGCTTCTCACCCACTTCCTGACCGGACACTGCAGGTTACGTAAGCACATGTTTTACATGAAGCTGGCGAATACACCCCACTGTAGAGGGTGTGAAATAGAAGACGAGACGGTAAGTCATATTGTTTGTAACTGTCCAAACCTTGTGTACTTAAGGGGCTTAAGGGGCTCCAAATTTCGAATATAAGGAACCTACCtttctgttctatattaacgttcatGAAATGATTGGGCTGCTTTTCTGACCCTTGAATGAACAGTAAATTGTGGGGACGTACAAAGGGTccgctggggcctaagtgctgtgAGTAACTCACCCCCACgtgaaactacatacataGAATACAAGAATGGTTGGTACCTACTTGTACCagttttttgagttattttaagtttgtttAGTAGTTCTGTTTAGTGCTTTTTAAGTATGCATTTCTTTGTAATCGATcaatctataaaaataaaaattggtacaGTTACTCCTCAAATATTCCCAAATGGAATAAATTAATCTACTTCAGTTATAACGCTGATATTATTAAGCAGTTTTTGGTGTAACTGCAAAAAAACTCAAAAGGTGAATTGGATGAAACACTTCAAATTGGATTACTCTATCAGATAGAGAATTTGTGTTGaggtttttaagatattagaGAATTTGGCAAAAACTTATGAAAAAcgtgatgggcgctgggtaaataaccgttcataggtcttcatttaGTATTGGTCCCTTAGGATTACACCCAGcatcgacctctccatctatctttgcgttactttgaGCCTCCTGGCAGTGactaccgttaatgttaaagaaTCGGAGCCGTATGTCATAACTGGGAAaacgcattgattgaaagcctttcttttcaaatacagGTGTACCATTTTGTTGTAACCGATGTTTCTTTTGAATAACTCGACAACCAGCTGTCAAATCGCCAAGTTTGATGTCACATTGGAAATGTCattgttgtaaaattttaaccaCACATCTAAAGAACGTTCCTCTATTACGCTTGCTCAACGCGTGTACAGAGCAAAATACCGCGGTCGTCCAACGCCCACAGCCAAGACAATTCGAAGTTTTAAGGGGAAATTCAATGCCAGTGGTTCTTTGGTAACATCGAAACCCAAAGTTAACCCGTACACGCCCTAATAATGACTTTATAGCTGCTGTAAGTATCGATATTCAAGAGCGTGACAACGGCTGAATGACATGGAGGACTACGGGTTCCAGAAAGATGGTGTAACATGCCATACTGTTCGATTAACAATGGATTTGCTGCGTACCATGTTTCCAAATTGATTGATATCGAAAAGTGGCGATTATGAATGGTCGGTGCGTTCGCCTGATTTAACGCCTCCTGACTTTTTCCTGTGGGGATACCTTAAGAACCAGCTTTATGTCAACAAGCCAGACACTCTCGAGCAATTTAAGGCCAACAAACGCCAAGAAATCGCCGAAATAACGCACGAAACACTCGCAAAAGTGATGAAAAACGTCGAAAAAAAAGGCCGATTTTGTGGTGACAGCTAGGGGGAGCCACCTACTAgacatcattttcaaaaagtgaCTAAACAAATTGTACAAGTCCAAATTTCAATGAAATGATAGAATCCAAACAAAATATTGAGttgttttcaagttattaaaaaaatatgtcgTTTACAACATAATAGGACACCTTGTATATAGCAATATAGCCTTTAAGTTTCCCATAGGCTGCCCATGCGAGTGTGATCTTTCTGTTtagcttgtttgattatctcttgatacacgaacctcgtagccaagatatacatagctgaatctcattatccccaatGTTGGTGTTAGAGCTGGGAACAAGATTTATCACAAATTTCGCCTCAttgatatttagcccgactcttgcacacacctcctttaagtcgttcaGCATTAGTtttaatctctccaaggctatccgaaataagaactatatcgtccgcgtaACGCAAATTACTTACGCATttgccatcaatgtttatgcctttttgggtccaacccagttgtttaaatgcactctgaggactgtgatgaacaatttgggtgtatcgccttgttttactcacaatcattactttactacttctactctcttcagtactttcatgcaattttaccgtcattatagcattcttgtagatgttataaataagtttggtataGCGATAATCGattctgcattcttgaagtgcttataactgccatcaactcaatttaaattaaattttataaatagctCTAAATACCCCTAAGTATATGtatatccaggaaatttacTGGTTATAACGCTGATATTATTAAGCTGTTTTTGGTGCaactgcaaaaaaaaaactcaaaagGTTCAGATGAAACACTTCAAATTGGATTACTCTATCAGATAGAGAATTTGAGGTTTTTAAGAATTTggcaaaaattaatgaaaaacgtGAACACGATAATCacgtttttaaacaattttaaatcacAAGATTTATGATAACACGTCCtcgagaaaattaaaatttaattcggtTTCAATCGTTATCGCAAAAAGTGATGTATCCGTTATACTAGAAACCAATTTAAACCGGACGTATTCTTGgttacataacctcaaaaagaaaaaagacctcaaaaaagaaataaaagtcgTCGTAAAAGTAAACCCACACGAAAATGTGGTCGTACAAATTTTCGAATTACGAATTTTTAGCAACAACAATCGCGACTAAAATAAACCTCGCGGTTGTGACGTAAGAAGAATCGTCCCCGGTACGGCCCATGCCATACTCAATGCGGTACATTTTGCAGTACATAACAAATTGTTGGGTGAATCACTAGCACGTTCTAATCCATACAGTAGTTAAATTCTAACCTGCTAAAAAATTTATCagaattaagtttttaaaaaaaaattaccaaacaaAGGAGTTTTCTATTAAAGTGTGTgtgtattttttaagtttaatttttaaggaaatATATTTGTGATGGGACTGAGTGATTGGCGGCCGTTTATCTATGGGGGTCTAGCTTCTTGTGTAGCAGAGTTcggtaaataattaatttatccaGTATTCAATTCATTTCGAGATTATGTGATTTTTAGGTACATTCCCGATTGATACATCTAAGACTAGGTTACAAATTCAGGGACAGAAAGTTGATATTAAACATGCCAAGCTTAAATACAGGGGGATGCTTGATTgtcttttgaaaattattaagtacGAAGGACTTCCTGCTCTTTACGCCGGGTaagttaataagaaatttattaaatgaaattgttaATGTAATGAATAACAACCAGGTAATTTAGAGATTAGataacttttttctgtttaaaaactactataacaatatttgttttcacAGTAAGggtttttagattaaaatattttcatcatttaCATGATAATCACTAATTAGTAAGCTGATATCTATAAATTCCCCATTTTTCAATATAATGTTCTACTTAAAAGTTATtgcaattattattgtaaatatattatatgCATGAAACTTAAATATGCATATGCAAGTTTAAGATTGATTTCATCATACAATTTAGTTTCTATTTTAAGAGATTAAATCTCAACTCATCtttaaaataactattttaaatcCTATGAATGCATAACCTGAAATCATCCACCATGAATTCTGCACTGCTTAGTtgtgtaatttataataatattaacttaTTGAGTTCTTCCAAAAAGTATTATATACTAAATTTGAACTAGCTAATCTTGAACTCCATCAACAATCAAAAGGATCAATGACCTGCAAAGAATATTGGATATATACTGCTAGCAagcaatatattatattaacttTTGCGAATATATTAATCTTTCAATAGTGTAACTATTTCATTCCATTTAAAGGAAGAACATCTGTTTATTCCAGATTTTCATTCTTGCTTATATCCATATTGAGTACATGCTAAAAATTCACCACAAATCCATCATACAGCTTCAAACCAAGCGCTGATATGCTTTTATTAACTTCCACAAGACATTTTACTTCTATCAGGgctaaactaaaattaaagagACTGCATTTAGGTATCGAACAGTGTTAACTAGAAAATATAGTACTGgataaaattgtttagaaaTTACAACACGAAGAATAAATGTACgatatcaattaatttattttccaagttgacataaccttaaaaaatattttgacatttaaggTCAAAACTGACAAACAGCTGTCTCGCTTTATTGATCAAAATATATCTATTCGAATTTATAAAGCAcatttaaaatactttctattttaaagtttacaaTTTACGTATGTATTTTGTGATTACATAATCAAATATACTGAAGAAGTAGAAATTAATTACAgggaattattaaatttgaaattcataggataaacgtcaaattgacagCTAAATATGAAAAGTGATACTTCGAAGTTAAtcatgaattaataaaaagtttttttacaaGTTAGCTTAATGTTTACCAAGATCAATAACCTGCAACACGAAGAATAAATGtacgatattaattaattaattttccaagttgacataaccttaaaaaatattttgacatttaacgtCAAAACTGACAAACAGCTGTCTCGCGTTATTGATCAAAATATATCTATTCGAATTTATAAAGCACATTTAAAATACTttccattttaaaacaatttacgAATGTATTTTGTGATTACATAATCAAATATACTAAAGTTGTAGAAATTAACTACAgggaattattaaatttcaaattcataggataaacgtcaaattgacagCTAAATATGAAAAGTGATACTTTAAAGTTAAtcatgaattaataaaaagtttttttacaaGTTAGCTTAATGTTTACCAAGATCAATAAGCTGCAACACGAAGAATAAATGtacgatattaattaatttattttccaagttgacataaccttaaaaaatattttgacatttaacgtCAAAACTGATAAACAGCTATCTCgcgttattaatattttcatcaaagtattttatagatttaaaatacTTTCCATTTTAAATCTAACAATTAACGAATGTATTTTATGATTACATAATCAAATATACTAAAGTTGTAGAAATTAACTACAgggaattattaaatttcaaattcataggataaacgtcaaattgacagCTAAATATGAAAAGTGATACTTTAAAGTTAAtcatgaattaataaaaagttttttacaaGTTAGCTTAATGTTtaccaaggacagtagaatctaacaggactgctacatccattgtatttttgtagtccactacgggttggttgcccgcactctacgtcacactatttgccacgcctggtaactgtctgtgtttttagaggttatatgatagacattaatatgtctaaaaacataaaacttcaaaaataatatgaataagtctaggatataacctctaaaaacacagcaaacgcatagaccataacaacagctgggcgtggaaaatggtgtgacgtagtttgcgggcaggttgtcacaacaatggatgtagcagtcctgttagattctactgtccttgaatGTTTACCAAGATCAATAACCTACAACACGAAGAATAAATGtacgatattaattaatttattttccaagttgacataaccttaaaaaatattttgacatttaacgtCAAAACTGACAAACAGCTATCTCGccttattaatattttcatcaaagtattttatagatttcaaatactttccattttaaatttaactattAACGAATGTATTTTGTGATTACATAATCAAATATACTAAAGTTGTAGAAATTAATTACAgggaattattaaatttgaaattcataggataaacgtcaaattgacagcaaaatatgaaaagtaatactttaaagttaatcatgaattaataaaaagaaaatagttttttaaatgttgcTTAATATTTTCCATTAATTGTTTAGATTCCGACCCAATGAAATCATTGATAATCGCTACAAATTATCattattgatttcaaaaattgttttgcttGTTAAAtgaacgttttaaatttaaacccaACAATCGcctgattttattaaatacgaTTACAACAATCTTAATagtttttcaatattattacaGTTAGCAACTGAT contains the following coding sequences:
- the LOC111424951 gene encoding uncharacterized protein, which encodes MSVNVRSLIREVHKRPILWDTAHKDHANRFLLERVWIEVATVLDAHVRDVRQKWKYLRDQHRREVKKIAESASLGAMAYEPSWKYYHLLFFLVEQINAKIEKAHCVPERSGEVPNISTPTNFFEEESSSSSTRMQYDEESPERKRKRTKFDIDEDLLAYLVKLEQKKVDILLAQDEAKQENSDDLYFMKSLLPIMKSFTRVQKLVVRNKILKIIIEEMNANQSFVFPEPSGN